A window from Cellulomonas sp. C5510 encodes these proteins:
- a CDS encoding DUF932 domain-containing protein: protein MAHQIETHGSKAAALFARTDPWHRLGTTVAGHAFTAEDAMSLGHLGGWRVRKAPLTATETSEDGVTTMDVPGFATVRTNPFSGTPEALGVVGAGYTPLQNEEHADFLNTLADASGAVFDTAGSLRGGRQVFVTMRLPQHLTIGGTDRVDLNIAALNSHDGTSAFRILVTPVRVVCANTQHAALRDHVSSWSIRHTRNAKAAVQAARDSLGLTFAYVEAFQAEAERLIDTATTDAQFFDMVADLFTTPDDDAPARVRHAYTRRQQTLARLWHDDDTQAGIRGTAWGAYQAVAEYVDHYAPVRTRHDPAAARATRLLTSEEPARLKARAWAALTPA, encoded by the coding sequence ATGGCACACCAGATCGAGACCCACGGCAGCAAGGCTGCCGCCCTGTTCGCCCGCACCGACCCGTGGCACCGCCTCGGCACCACGGTCGCCGGTCATGCGTTCACCGCCGAGGACGCGATGAGCCTCGGCCACCTGGGCGGGTGGCGCGTGCGCAAGGCACCGCTGACCGCCACCGAGACCAGCGAGGACGGCGTGACCACCATGGACGTTCCCGGCTTCGCCACCGTGCGCACCAACCCGTTCAGTGGCACGCCCGAAGCCCTCGGCGTCGTCGGCGCCGGGTACACCCCGCTGCAGAACGAGGAGCACGCCGACTTCCTCAACACCCTGGCCGACGCGTCCGGCGCGGTCTTCGACACCGCCGGATCGCTGCGCGGCGGCCGTCAGGTGTTCGTCACCATGCGCCTGCCGCAGCACCTGACCATCGGCGGCACCGACCGGGTCGACCTCAACATCGCCGCACTCAACAGCCACGACGGCACCAGCGCCTTCCGCATCCTGGTGACCCCGGTCCGCGTCGTGTGCGCGAACACCCAGCACGCCGCTCTGCGCGATCACGTGTCGTCCTGGTCAATCCGCCACACCCGCAACGCCAAGGCCGCCGTGCAGGCCGCCCGCGACTCCCTCGGTCTGACGTTCGCCTACGTCGAGGCCTTCCAGGCCGAAGCCGAGCGGCTGATCGACACCGCGACCACCGATGCCCAGTTCTTCGACATGGTCGCCGACCTGTTCACGACCCCGGACGACGACGCGCCGGCCCGCGTGCGGCACGCCTACACCCGGCGGCAGCAGACCCTGGCCCGGCTCTGGCACGACGACGACACCCAAGCCGGCATCCGAGGCACGGCGTGGGGCGCCTACCAGGCCGTGGCGGAGTACGTCGACCACTACGCCCCCGTGCGCACCAGGCACGACCCCGCAGCCGCCCGTGCCACGCGGCTGCTGACCAGCGAGGAGCCCGCGCGCCTCAAGGCCCGCGCGTGGGCCGCGCTCACCCCGGCCTGA
- a CDS encoding tyrosine-type recombinase/integrase yields MASVKRRPDGVWRARYRDDAGREHAKHFQRKVDAQRWLDEVTTAVVTGTYVDPKTAKTTIDQWLDTWLDGYGTRRPSTVRQAKVHANHIRKKFGKRRLGDVRPSEVKSWMAELKGAGLADSFVYAIHARLAQVYRDAVHDGIVARSPCSRRTTPGMGKQRPYVATTAQVWALYDEFPEHLRKAVLLGAFVGLRVAEACGQPTDDVDFARGIVNPTVQYPAEPLKTEISMTPVPIPRNLANMLADGAVRGTWLLRTPLGEQVGPWQVERAVRAARKRLAIRAAKPTEDAENLAHQPRASKRAVAKAREAAETARALVLPDTFRFHDLRHYYASALIAAGADVKVVQARLRHASAKTTLDTYGHLWPDTEEATRTAIGAAIAERVASVQTNGARSADSLRT; encoded by the coding sequence ATGGCGAGCGTCAAGAGGCGTCCCGACGGGGTGTGGCGGGCCCGGTACCGCGACGATGCGGGCCGCGAGCACGCCAAGCACTTCCAGCGCAAGGTCGACGCGCAGCGCTGGCTGGACGAGGTCACCACCGCGGTGGTGACGGGCACCTACGTGGACCCGAAGACCGCGAAGACGACGATCGACCAGTGGCTCGACACCTGGCTCGACGGCTACGGCACGCGCCGGCCGTCGACCGTGCGGCAGGCGAAGGTGCACGCGAACCACATCCGCAAGAAGTTCGGCAAGCGCCGGCTGGGGGACGTGCGCCCGTCAGAGGTGAAGTCGTGGATGGCGGAGCTCAAGGGCGCCGGGCTGGCGGACTCGTTCGTCTACGCGATCCACGCCAGGCTGGCGCAGGTGTACCGGGACGCGGTGCACGACGGGATCGTGGCGCGTTCGCCGTGCTCCCGTCGTACCACGCCGGGGATGGGCAAGCAGCGGCCCTACGTGGCCACCACGGCCCAGGTGTGGGCGCTGTACGACGAGTTCCCCGAGCACCTGCGCAAGGCGGTGCTGCTGGGCGCCTTCGTCGGGCTGCGGGTCGCCGAGGCGTGCGGGCAGCCGACCGATGACGTCGACTTCGCCCGGGGGATCGTCAACCCCACGGTGCAGTACCCCGCCGAACCGCTCAAGACCGAGATCAGCATGACGCCGGTGCCGATCCCGCGGAACCTGGCGAACATGCTCGCGGACGGAGCGGTGCGCGGCACCTGGCTGCTGAGGACGCCGCTCGGTGAGCAGGTCGGCCCGTGGCAGGTCGAGCGTGCCGTCCGGGCCGCGCGGAAGCGGCTCGCGATCAGGGCGGCCAAGCCGACCGAGGACGCCGAGAACCTGGCGCACCAGCCTCGAGCGTCGAAGCGCGCGGTCGCGAAGGCGCGCGAGGCAGCCGAGACGGCGCGTGCTCTCGTGCTGCCAGACACGTTCCGGTTCCACGACCTGAGGCACTACTACGCGAGTGCGCTCATCGCGGCCGGTGCCGACGTGAAGGTCGTCCAGGCGCGTCTTCGCCACGCGAGCGCGAAGACGACGCTGGACACCTACGGGCACCTGTGGCCGGACACGGAAGAGGCGACCCGGACGGCCATCGGAGCAGCGATAGCCGAGCGGGTCGCCTCGGTCCAGACGAACGGCGCGCGTTCTGCGGACTCCCTGCGGACCTAG
- a CDS encoding flavodoxin domain-containing protein produces the protein MRVLVTVASRHGGTREIGQAVAQVLRDAGHQVTETDPDDVRALDGYDAVVLGSSVYVGRLAAALRELVDRLAGGLASLPVWLFWSGPVGTPPLPAGEPDDVGVVARRVRARETRCFAGRLEREELGLAERALVAMIDAQPGDFRDFEDVEEWAAGIARELSRPQRVERG, from the coding sequence ATGCGGGTCCTGGTGACGGTGGCGTCCCGGCACGGCGGGACGAGGGAGATCGGCCAGGCCGTCGCGCAGGTCCTGCGGGACGCGGGCCACCAGGTGACGGAGACGGACCCGGACGACGTCCGGGCGCTCGACGGCTACGACGCCGTCGTGCTCGGCTCGTCGGTGTACGTGGGGCGGCTGGCGGCGGCTCTCCGGGAGCTCGTGGACCGGCTGGCGGGCGGTCTGGCGTCGCTGCCGGTGTGGCTGTTCTGGTCCGGCCCGGTCGGCACCCCGCCGCTGCCCGCGGGGGAGCCGGACGACGTGGGTGTCGTCGCCCGCCGGGTCCGCGCCCGGGAGACCCGGTGCTTCGCCGGCAGGCTCGAGCGGGAGGAGCTGGGGCTCGCGGAGCGGGCGCTGGTCGCGATGATCGACGCGCAGCCGGGGGACTTCCGGGACTTCGAGGACGTCGAGGAGTGGGCGGCGGGGATCGCCCGCGAGCTGTCGCGCCCGCAGCGCGTCGAGCGGGGCTGA
- a CDS encoding Shedu immune nuclease family protein, which yields MQGFFVPKDAPAAGTAALARLYAGVKLIEADPPEGRLTIYPTDTRSWSEDFLGPKYSRIESITLPAEVEADIDIFDTLEELPSGFIKDYEYGLGLTRNCDVLIELVEDATNCTRIVFLVSGDTEVNGDEFRINFTRFHSLRRDLDSIKNRGDMAIRRVKENHTHNSLAAVLGVQPLQLSLGRLPTSRWMTRVAADQEPLSVGEQDELLMAATAGMAQIATRAPAKVLRLQHTIELVSLDQLLKSYALALEAGHNEDWWQQFFEQNLFALQLIFGGPTVFIDSQVSIGEGDNAAKGKKIADYLLKESMTNNAALVEIKKPSTKLMRRRPYRTGIYGVQGEISEAVTQVLDQALQLTRHEADTKRRTRDVTWVSSAPRCFVVAGSASELDTADKKKSFNLYREHLSGVRLVTYDELLGQLVTLRDFLAAEAPGDS from the coding sequence GTGCAGGGATTCTTTGTCCCGAAGGATGCTCCCGCCGCGGGAACAGCCGCTTTGGCTCGCCTTTACGCTGGAGTAAAGCTCATCGAAGCCGATCCTCCCGAGGGGCGTCTGACGATCTACCCCACGGATACGCGATCTTGGAGCGAGGATTTCCTGGGACCGAAGTACTCGAGGATTGAATCTATCACACTCCCCGCCGAGGTCGAGGCCGACATTGATATCTTTGACACTCTAGAAGAACTGCCGTCCGGCTTCATCAAGGACTACGAGTACGGGCTCGGGCTTACCAGAAACTGCGATGTACTGATCGAGCTTGTCGAGGATGCCACCAACTGCACGAGGATCGTGTTCCTTGTATCCGGTGACACGGAAGTCAATGGAGATGAATTTCGGATCAACTTCACCCGGTTCCATTCGCTGCGTCGAGATTTGGACAGCATCAAGAACCGTGGCGACATGGCTATCCGCCGGGTGAAGGAGAACCATACCCACAACAGCCTGGCGGCTGTGCTAGGGGTGCAGCCGCTGCAACTGTCCCTGGGTCGGCTGCCGACATCGAGGTGGATGACGAGGGTAGCCGCAGATCAGGAGCCGCTGAGTGTCGGCGAACAGGATGAGCTACTCATGGCGGCTACCGCGGGGATGGCTCAGATTGCCACGCGAGCCCCGGCAAAGGTGCTAAGGCTCCAGCACACGATCGAACTTGTGAGTCTCGATCAACTTCTCAAGTCATATGCATTGGCGCTCGAAGCGGGGCACAACGAGGACTGGTGGCAGCAGTTCTTCGAGCAGAACCTCTTCGCGCTCCAGCTAATATTCGGCGGCCCAACTGTGTTCATCGACTCCCAAGTCTCGATCGGCGAAGGAGATAATGCGGCCAAAGGCAAGAAGATCGCTGACTACCTACTCAAGGAGTCGATGACCAACAACGCGGCCCTGGTTGAGATCAAGAAGCCCAGCACGAAGTTGATGAGGCGGAGACCCTACCGGACGGGCATCTACGGCGTGCAGGGCGAGATCAGCGAAGCCGTTACCCAAGTCCTGGACCAGGCCCTGCAGCTGACACGCCACGAGGCTGACACGAAGCGGAGAACTCGTGACGTCACTTGGGTGAGCAGCGCCCCTCGCTGCTTCGTCGTTGCGGGCAGCGCTTCAGAACTCGACACCGCTGACAAGAAGAAGTCGTTCAATCTGTACCGCGAACACTTGTCCGGCGTGCGACTGGTTACCTACGACGAACTTCTGGGACAACTGGTGACGCTGCGCGACTTCCTCGCGGCGGAGGCTCCTGGCGATTCTTAG
- a CDS encoding RDD family protein translates to MVDREDVGSWLSGPPTGQPGTARGSRLGLPPEGRGSQAPLGRRVVALVVDWFVCQLIAFAFFPPDAQAWATLAVFALENALLVGTIGTTLGHRLLGIRVRRVAPPRTLLDTGDGPAPDAGPDVPPNLLLGLVRTVLLCLVIPAVVWDADGRGLHDRAAGTAIVRR, encoded by the coding sequence ATGGTCGATCGCGAGGACGTCGGGTCGTGGCTGTCCGGCCCGCCCACCGGTCAGCCGGGCACCGCCCGGGGGAGCCGGCTCGGGCTGCCGCCGGAGGGGCGCGGCTCGCAGGCCCCGCTCGGCCGGCGCGTCGTGGCGCTCGTCGTCGACTGGTTCGTCTGCCAGCTCATCGCGTTCGCGTTCTTCCCTCCCGACGCGCAGGCCTGGGCGACGCTCGCGGTGTTCGCCCTCGAGAACGCGCTGCTGGTCGGCACGATCGGCACGACGCTCGGGCACCGGCTGCTCGGCATCCGGGTGCGGCGGGTGGCGCCGCCGCGCACGCTCCTCGACACCGGTGACGGGCCCGCGCCCGACGCCGGGCCGGACGTCCCGCCGAACCTGCTGCTCGGCCTCGTCCGCACGGTGCTGCTGTGCCTGGTGATCCCGGCCGTCGTGTGGGACGCGGACGGCCGCGGCCTGCACGACCGCGCGGCGGGCACGGCGATCGTGCGCCGCTGA
- the glnA gene encoding type I glutamate--ammonia ligase, whose protein sequence is MFSKPEEVLAFIKSEDVKFVDVRFCDLPGVMQHFNVPAASVDESFFVEGQMFDGSSIRGFQAINESDMKLIPDVTTAYLDPFRAEKTLCLNFHIVDPYTDEPYSRDPRQVAAKAEAYLRSTGIADTAFFAPEAEFYIFDDVRFETKQNTSYYSIDSIEAAWNTGRVEEGGNLGHKTPYKGGYFPVPPVDHFADLRDKISLQLDALGLQVERAHHEVGTAGQAEINYRFDTLAKSADKVQLFKYVVKNVAHAEGRTATFMPKPLFGDNGSGMHVHQSLWKDGKPLFFDEKGYGGLSDLARWYIGGLLKHAPSLLAFTNPTVNSYHRLVPGFEAPVNLVYSARNRSACIRVPVTGSNPKAKRIEFRVPDPSSNPYLAFAAMLMAGLDGIQNRIEPPEPVDKDLYELPPEEHALIQQVPGSLAEVLDNLEADHDWLTAGNVFTPDLIQTWIDYKRSAEVDPIRLRPHPHEFELYYDV, encoded by the coding sequence ATGTTCAGCAAGCCAGAGGAAGTCCTGGCCTTCATCAAGAGCGAGGACGTCAAGTTCGTCGACGTCCGGTTCTGCGACCTGCCCGGCGTGATGCAGCACTTCAACGTGCCTGCCGCCTCCGTGGACGAGAGCTTCTTCGTCGAGGGCCAGATGTTCGACGGGTCCTCGATCCGCGGCTTCCAGGCCATCAACGAGTCGGACATGAAGCTCATCCCCGACGTGACGACGGCCTACCTGGACCCGTTCCGCGCCGAGAAGACCCTCTGCCTGAACTTCCACATCGTCGACCCGTACACCGACGAGCCCTACAGCCGCGACCCGCGTCAGGTCGCCGCGAAGGCCGAGGCGTACCTGCGGTCCACCGGCATCGCGGACACGGCGTTCTTCGCCCCCGAGGCCGAGTTCTACATCTTCGACGACGTGCGCTTCGAGACGAAGCAGAACACGTCGTACTACTCGATCGACTCCATCGAGGCCGCCTGGAACACGGGCCGCGTCGAGGAGGGTGGCAACCTCGGCCACAAGACCCCCTACAAGGGCGGCTACTTCCCGGTCCCGCCGGTCGACCACTTCGCCGACCTGCGCGACAAGATCTCGCTGCAGCTCGACGCCCTCGGCCTGCAGGTCGAGCGCGCGCACCACGAGGTCGGCACGGCCGGCCAGGCGGAGATCAACTACCGCTTCGACACGCTCGCCAAGTCGGCCGACAAGGTGCAGCTGTTCAAGTACGTCGTGAAGAACGTGGCGCACGCCGAGGGCCGCACCGCGACCTTCATGCCGAAGCCGCTGTTCGGCGACAACGGCTCGGGCATGCACGTGCACCAGTCGCTGTGGAAGGACGGCAAGCCGCTGTTCTTCGACGAGAAGGGCTACGGCGGCCTGTCCGACCTCGCCCGCTGGTACATCGGCGGCCTGCTCAAGCACGCCCCGTCGCTGCTGGCGTTCACGAACCCGACGGTGAACTCCTACCACCGCCTGGTCCCGGGCTTCGAGGCGCCGGTCAACCTGGTCTACTCGGCCCGCAACCGCTCGGCGTGCATCCGCGTCCCCGTGACCGGCTCGAACCCGAAGGCCAAGCGCATCGAGTTCCGCGTGCCGGACCCGTCGTCCAACCCGTACCTGGCCTTCGCGGCCATGCTGATGGCGGGCCTCGACGGCATCCAGAACCGCATCGAGCCGCCGGAGCCGGTCGACAAGGACCTGTACGAGCTGCCCCCGGAGGAGCACGCGCTCATCCAGCAGGTCCCGGGCTCGCTCGCCGAGGTGCTCGACAACCTCGAGGCGGACCACGACTGGCTGACCGCCGGCAACGTCTTCACGCCGGACCTCATCCAGACCTGGATCGACTACAAGCGCTCCGCCGAGGTCGACCCGATCCGGCTGCGCCCGCACCCGCACGAGTTCGAGCTGTACTACGACGTGTGA
- a CDS encoding ParB N-terminal domain-containing protein, producing MSTTTEAPVYEVGRVYEVAPGDLRIGTNVRKDTRPDAKDFAASVRSRGVIVAIDAHVDEAGGLSVLRGQRRALVAAQVGTPSGTVPVRVVAAPDEADRITDQLVENLHRADMHEREAREGVEQLALLGVSVAQIVKRTALPRPVVDAALSVAGHQASKDRMDAQGMTLDQAAIFAEFEDDPDAVATLESAWENRWERPRLAHIAQRLRDERDERTALLAEVERLRAEGLPVLDPADVTPAVRRLAFEDLRDKDGQPVPVEQWASTPGAGVVVTVDWQEDDEDEDSDDEDGDREPAEPRKVFVPVWVCTDPSSAGLHHRWDGPPPSDTLPADDDERAAREQAEQARREAESAERRRVLANNAAWRSAEVVRRQWLVGLLTRRQVPKGAEALIARALLERQHSLSHALSNGHELLGDLLGLRTEHRALFPSQAAARALTQATTPAAATVRTLAVVLAAWEARSGVHTWRNPGPYDAAIMAALVGWGYPASEVEQILTTPDEDDQEPERQESSDAADETAVVAAD from the coding sequence ATGAGCACCACGACAGAGGCCCCCGTCTACGAGGTCGGGCGCGTGTACGAGGTCGCGCCGGGCGACCTGCGGATCGGTACGAACGTGCGCAAGGACACCCGGCCCGATGCCAAGGACTTCGCCGCGTCGGTGCGCTCGCGCGGCGTGATCGTCGCGATCGACGCGCACGTCGACGAGGCCGGTGGCCTGAGCGTGCTGCGCGGGCAGCGGCGAGCGCTGGTCGCCGCGCAGGTCGGCACCCCGTCCGGCACGGTACCGGTGCGGGTTGTCGCTGCCCCGGACGAGGCGGACCGGATCACCGATCAGCTGGTGGAGAACCTGCACCGCGCGGACATGCACGAGCGCGAAGCCCGCGAAGGCGTGGAGCAGCTCGCGCTGCTGGGTGTGTCGGTCGCACAGATCGTCAAGCGCACGGCGCTGCCGCGCCCCGTGGTGGACGCCGCGCTGAGCGTCGCCGGGCACCAGGCCAGCAAGGACCGGATGGACGCCCAGGGCATGACCCTGGACCAGGCGGCGATCTTCGCCGAGTTCGAGGACGACCCCGACGCGGTCGCCACGCTGGAGAGCGCGTGGGAGAACCGGTGGGAGCGGCCCCGGCTGGCGCACATCGCCCAGCGGCTGCGCGACGAGCGCGACGAGCGCACTGCGCTGCTGGCCGAGGTCGAGCGCCTGCGCGCCGAGGGCCTGCCGGTCCTCGACCCCGCCGACGTGACCCCCGCCGTCCGGCGGCTGGCGTTCGAGGACCTGCGCGACAAGGACGGCCAGCCGGTGCCCGTCGAGCAGTGGGCGAGCACGCCCGGCGCGGGCGTCGTCGTCACCGTCGACTGGCAGGAGGACGACGAGGACGAGGACTCCGACGACGAGGACGGCGACCGGGAGCCCGCCGAGCCGCGCAAGGTCTTCGTGCCGGTGTGGGTGTGCACGGACCCCAGCAGCGCGGGGCTGCATCACCGGTGGGACGGCCCACCCCCGAGCGACACCCTGCCCGCAGACGACGACGAGCGCGCCGCCCGGGAGCAGGCCGAGCAGGCGCGCCGCGAGGCCGAGTCCGCCGAGCGGCGCCGGGTGCTGGCCAACAACGCGGCGTGGAGGTCCGCCGAGGTCGTGCGCCGCCAGTGGCTCGTCGGGCTGCTCACCCGCCGCCAGGTTCCGAAGGGAGCCGAAGCGCTGATCGCCCGTGCCCTGCTCGAGCGGCAGCACAGCCTGAGCCACGCCCTGAGCAACGGGCACGAACTGCTGGGTGACCTGCTCGGCCTGCGGACCGAGCACCGGGCGCTGTTCCCCTCCCAGGCAGCCGCGCGGGCACTGACCCAGGCGACCACGCCCGCTGCCGCCACGGTGCGGACGCTCGCCGTCGTCCTGGCCGCGTGGGAGGCCCGGAGCGGCGTCCACACCTGGCGCAACCCCGGCCCCTACGACGCCGCGATCATGGCCGCGCTCGTCGGCTGGGGCTACCCCGCCAGCGAGGTCGAGCAGATCCTGACGACACCTGACGAGGACGACCAGGAGCCCGAGCGGCAGGAGTCGTCCGACGCGGCTGACGAGACCGCCGTCGTCGCGGCCGACTGA
- a CDS encoding MarR family winged helix-turn-helix transcriptional regulator, which produces MERYGEHGAADQHPRWESMAAPDPSGWPVGRLLSAAARRVERDWNAHLAGWDLNHASQPVLVILLRGPRTQAELAAACEVTEQTMSRVLARIERAGYVTRTAHATDRRKQQVSITDAGRAAVLAASDPEAAEQLVTEGLTPEQVEQLRHLLLLVARRDAG; this is translated from the coding sequence GTGGAGCGGTACGGGGAGCACGGCGCGGCCGACCAGCACCCCCGCTGGGAGTCGATGGCCGCACCCGACCCCTCCGGCTGGCCGGTCGGCCGCCTGCTGTCCGCGGCGGCCCGGCGCGTCGAGCGCGACTGGAACGCCCACCTCGCCGGCTGGGATCTCAACCACGCCAGCCAGCCGGTGCTCGTGATCCTGCTGCGAGGGCCCCGCACCCAGGCCGAGCTCGCGGCCGCGTGCGAGGTCACCGAGCAGACGATGAGCCGCGTGCTGGCGCGCATCGAGCGGGCCGGCTACGTCACGCGCACCGCGCACGCGACGGACCGCCGCAAGCAGCAGGTGTCCATCACCGACGCCGGGCGCGCGGCGGTGCTCGCGGCGTCCGACCCGGAGGCGGCCGAGCAGCTCGTCACCGAGGGGCTGACCCCCGAGCAGGTCGAGCAGCTGCGCCACCTGCTGCTGCTCGTGGCCCGCCGCGACGCGGGCTGA
- a CDS encoding DUF4191 domain-containing protein, which yields MARDKSASANAPAKPAKVKKTRWYHQVWQAYQMTREQDPAVTWLILAVFFGVVAVGLLIGLLWGPWLYMLLLSLPFAALAAMFTLTRRAERAAYARIEGQPGAAISALGTIRRGWTFTQEPVAVAPRTQDMVFRGVGRPGIVLIGEGPAHRIDKLLESERKRTARVLQGVPITVIEVGREEGQVPLPQLARKVQRLKPQLTKQEVGEVVKRLQALGAVKMPVPKGIDPMRVRPDRKGMRGR from the coding sequence ATGGCCCGTGACAAGTCCGCGTCCGCGAACGCGCCCGCGAAGCCCGCCAAGGTGAAGAAGACCCGGTGGTACCACCAGGTCTGGCAGGCGTACCAGATGACCCGCGAGCAGGACCCCGCGGTCACCTGGCTGATCCTCGCGGTGTTCTTCGGCGTCGTCGCCGTGGGCCTGCTCATCGGCCTGCTGTGGGGCCCGTGGCTGTACATGCTCCTGCTGAGCCTGCCGTTCGCGGCGCTCGCGGCCATGTTCACGCTGACGCGCCGGGCCGAGCGCGCCGCCTACGCGCGCATCGAGGGCCAGCCGGGTGCCGCGATCTCCGCACTGGGTACCATCCGCCGCGGCTGGACGTTCACGCAGGAGCCCGTCGCCGTCGCCCCGCGCACCCAGGACATGGTGTTCCGCGGGGTGGGCCGGCCGGGCATCGTGCTCATCGGCGAAGGACCGGCGCACCGCATCGACAAGCTCCTCGAGTCCGAGCGCAAGCGCACGGCCCGCGTCCTGCAGGGCGTGCCGATCACGGTCATCGAGGTCGGGCGCGAGGAGGGCCAGGTCCCGCTGCCGCAGCTCGCGCGCAAGGTCCAGCGCCTCAAGCCGCAGCTGACCAAGCAGGAGGTCGGCGAGGTCGTCAAGCGCCTCCAGGCGCTCGGTGCCGTGAAGATGCCGGTGCCGAAGGGCATCGACCCGATGCGCGTGCGCCCCGACCGCAAGGGCATGCGCGGCCGCTGA